The Argiope bruennichi chromosome 9, qqArgBrue1.1, whole genome shotgun sequence nucleotide sequence tttgtgcaaacaaaataaagattGCTGAAGGTTGACAATGATTTGAAACTATCCAAATAATATGACTCAGCCaatgttttataaatcattataatataaaatcacaCACAGAAAAttacatacttaattttattttaattttcacaacaAGATTGTCTATTTGTATAACTCTAAGTtaacttcattattatttttaaaaattgtatgaaacaTTTATGAGATTACTTTACAAAAGTTTTTAGATTCGTATGAAATAGTCCAATCTATTAATTTGAAAAGGGGACGTTTTAATTTAGATAtctatttaatattacaatataatatttaacattcaaCGTTAATTTAGTTATGAACCAAATATTTTGAACTGCATTAATTCAAACTTGGATCAAGGTATCTAGAATGAgaatgagtttttattttctctatttctctTTATTCCAAAtgtctttcaaaaaaattgttttttcttaaaaactgacatttaatctttctaaaatattattatagtttatctcataaaaagaaaaggaaagtcATTACATTATTATCTTCAGCTATACATATTTAATGCAagaatatataaatctaattttgaaaaggtAAAATATAAAGCTTTTTCAGCCCTTGGAAATGATTGCTGTAATGATTCATTTGCTAATCTagattatatataaagtttacaaacaaaatttcttaaactcCCTTGTACATAAGTGTTACAAGGTTCaagtttctataattttataaagttttcttgAATTTAACATTCTAGAAATAGTAAACTTCTGGTATTTCATCATTAACAAAATCAAATTTGGGTTGAAGAATCTGTTCAGGAGTAGCATGTGGAAATTTGTGAGGCACAACAGAATTATTAGCtgtttcatatattctgttaTGTTGCACAGATTGCCGATTTAAAAAAGCATGCTGAGAACATGAAGATTCTCCATTTCCATCGTTTACAAAATCGGGCATAGACCTACTAGATGCTTCATAACCAAAAACATGCCTTTGTGAAGGAACATTTTCAAGCTGAAAGAAAGGTAGAGGTATCTGACTTGGGCAAGTAATCACTGGAAAATCAAAATGAACCGATCTATTACTATATAGTAAAGGTTGAGATTCATCTCTTTGCATATAGTCaccatgatgatgatgatgattaccaggactatatggtggaagAGGTATTTGGCTGGGACTAGTAATCAGAGTGAAATCAAAATCATTTGATCTATTGAATAATAATGGTTCAGATTCATCACTTTGCATATAATTATTACTATCTTGCTGATAACCAGGGCTGTATGGTGGGAGAGGTATTTGACTGGGACTAGTTATCAGTGAAATATTATGATGAAGAGATTTTCTAAATggcttttttaaagaattatgcatTGGAGTCGAGGGAGTAACAAGATTGAAGTTTTGCTGATTGGACTGAAACGAGTTAGAAAGATTTGCCTCATAAGCAGATCTTTGATCTTGTTTACTATTCCTTACACATGAATTACGATCCAAGCTAAGAGAAGATTGTGAAGAATCACCTAAAACAGACTGCTTCCATTTATGAATCCGCTTGCATCTAGCCTTTTTATCTGCTCTAGCCATATGATTATGAATGCTCTCTTCTCTTTTGGGCACTCTATATAATTGAATCGAAgctcttcttttctttttggaaTCTTCTTGCTTAATCACCACAGccactgcattttgaattttctcaCTAGATTTTGGATCAGCTGATTTCTTAGAATGAATTTCCTTCATATCAACAGCATTTttcttaaatcagaaaaaaaaaaaaacacatatacttagttagaaaataaaaaaataaaagatagcaAAATGCATAGTAAccatagttttttaaatataaaccaaatgcataataaaaaaataaatgcaacttaGTATCTAAAAATTACGCTTTCCTAAACCAGCATATAAGTTTAATATAAAGGCTGTACTTGATATAAAgggagaaatataaattaattattgaaattaatataaagggAGTACATTTTATACTTGAATATTCTTGTCCTTCTCCATAAATAGAGAATGggttttgtataaaataagaatcttaaaataatttaaaaacatcaatagtttaaaaatcccaaaaataaaattttacacaatttatttttgtaaatgatttaattaaaccTAAAAAGCAATTCCCATCTttcaatattttgacattttcaaatataattttaattcatttaattgcataaatttacAGTGTGCCAATCaaccaattatattttattttatttcaatcaataaatgtaatactgaaaacaattatgaaaactaaattttacacaATCGTTTCAGTCTTGTTTTCAAATCAATTGTTTTCAGTCTTCTGCAATCAAATCTGACAGAATTTTAAAGctctaaatatcattattttaggacaatcaacaacTTCAGTATTTTAGACCAATCAAACTTAGAAAAAGTACAAGCACTCATGGTCGCATTTTCTTTAAGATGGTAAATAGGGTTGGTAAATTGtgtgttttaataaaaaacaaagacattcaatttttcataactcaatcagttttagtaattgatttagttgattggagtggaactttttttttttacaaaatattaatgtctcaagaatattttattaaatatgagcacaagaactgtataaaaatttaaaattcataattcattagaaaatttattgattcaaattgcataaaaaatcctttttatttaaataaatataccaattattaaagtttcagaaattaaattagcTATCAAGTCCTGATTACAGTGCATAAtctgtatatattaaactctGTATACCTTAACTAcaactgaattattgaattaataatatagctattttaaaatttcatatttattccatttcaatcaAATATACTGAACAAGACACTTCCCTTGGTTTAAGAGttagcatttttaaattgaatttttgtccATCTGATGGCAATGtgctgataaaagctaatttttcccacaCAATCATAATATGGGGTGCTcctgcaggttaaattttattttcatttcatgcaaaataaatt carries:
- the LOC129984328 gene encoding uncharacterized protein LOC129984328, with product MYDIFLTEDVHKLVKRKTIVFLGDSNVRALYKDFLCLLQNSHYIPQSVLRNKMENTVYGDNLIYHGRKTNGRCYREEREALFDNTCVSFFFLTKVYDDYVEDVLKRITRRSKPDVIIINSCVWDITRWGCDGVYNYKKNLKFLMKEFRRLIPRSLIIWITTPPLAAEMKGGFLVKELQFLKYSLRFHVVEANHFARKVVVDNGFDILDTHFHLQMQIHRRSHDGIHWDPKAVRYITNLILRHISLSWDVPLPHRYKSTIVDENLMATEDAKNLGIIKLETKKNAVDMKEIHSKKSADPKSSEKIQNAVAVVIKQEDSKKKRRASIQLYRVPKREESIHNHMARADKKARCKRIHKWKQSVLGDSSQSSLSLDRNSCVRNSKQDQRSAYEANLSNSFQSNQQNFNLVTPSTPMHNSLKKPFRKSLHHNISLITSPSQIPLPPYSPGYQQDSNNYMQSDESEPLLFNRSNDFDFTLITSPSQIPLPPYSPGNHHHHHGDYMQRDESQPLLYSNRSVHFDFPVITCPSQIPLPFFQLENVPSQRHVFGYEASSRSMPDFVNDGNGESSCSQHAFLNRQSVQHNRIYETANNSVVPHKFPHATPEQILQPKFDFVNDEIPEVYYF